In Artemia franciscana chromosome 4, ASM3288406v1, whole genome shotgun sequence, a single window of DNA contains:
- the LOC136026614 gene encoding centromere protein J-like → MKTDEITRLSKEEHDVRKKLQSSLRPRPIYAQVKPQSASVEVQTDSLPPPSSPCKAQPPSTPIGNTPQLISNQVQTPQSEKKTRDGGDRGKLVVHEYGTKEIIFESGNIKTIFKDGTMKIVYFNKDVKIVQPDGTIKYIYTAKGITQTTMNDGKEVLEYPEGHLETRFPSGKKEVKFPGGCFAVFHNDGSEEREWPNGTKLWRDSKGSQMMQMPNGDRETRTPTCKRRELPDGTLITTFSDGRKETRFPNGKVKVVDSCGEVLLDTRIAESTSSSKS, encoded by the exons ATgaaaactgatgaaattacgAGGCTGTCAAAAGAAGAGCACGACGTCagaaag aaattgCAATCTAGCTTGAGACCAAGACCAATATATGCCCAAGTAAAGCCTCAATCAGCATCAGTTGAAGTACAGACGGACTCGTTACCCCCACCGTCCTCTCCTTGTAAAGCACAGCCGCCTTCAACCCCAATAGGCAATACCCCTCAGCTAATATCCAACCAGGTCCAAACACCTCAATCTGAAAAGAAAACCAGAGACGGTGGTGATCGTGGAAAATTAGTGGTGCATGAATATGGAACCAAGGAGATCATATTTGAGAGTGGTAACATAAAAACCATTTTTAAGGATGGTACAATGAAAATAGTGTATTTTAACAAAGATGTGAAGATTGTTCAACCAGATGGGACGATCAAGTATATATATACGGCCAAAGGTATAACCCAAACAACGATGAATGATGGAAAAGAAGTTCTGGAGTACCCAGA GGGACATCTGGAAACCAGGTTTCCGTCAGGGAAGAAGGAAGTGAAATTTCCCGGTGGATGTTTCGCTGTTTTTCATAATGATGGCTCTGAAGAAAGAGAGTGGCCTAACGGAACTAAGTTGTGGCGGGATTCTAAAGGGAGCCAGATGATGCAAATGCCAAATGGTGACAGAGAAACCAGAACACCAACCTGCAAG AGGCGAGAACTACCAGATGGTACTTTGATAACCACCTTTTCGGATGGAAGAAAGGAGACCCGTTTCCCTAATGGAAAAGTTAAAGTTGTCGATTCGTGTGGTGAGGTGCTGTTAGATACAAGAATAGCTGAAAGTACTTCATCTTCAAaatcgtaa